From Planctomicrobium piriforme, a single genomic window includes:
- a CDS encoding A24 family peptidase, translated as MDWQTILIENWHVKVVCLILIVAAYIDGKELRVPNWITFPMVLSGLVYSAWVGGWEGLGAGLLGMVVGLATLLPLYAVGGMGAGDVKLMAGIGAWLGATVTWHAFIATIIVGAVMAIIMVLYRRAWEKHYGQFLMIMTEFMTIKDPRKLNEIAAERKPRMLLLPYGIPICIGSIGYFAFAGMI; from the coding sequence ATGGATTGGCAGACAATTCTCATCGAAAACTGGCACGTCAAAGTCGTGTGCCTGATTCTCATCGTCGCCGCGTATATCGACGGCAAGGAACTTCGCGTTCCCAACTGGATCACCTTCCCGATGGTTCTCTCGGGTCTCGTCTACAGCGCCTGGGTGGGCGGCTGGGAAGGGCTCGGAGCCGGCCTGCTGGGCATGGTCGTCGGACTGGCCACATTGCTGCCGCTGTATGCGGTGGGCGGCATGGGCGCCGGCGACGTCAAACTGATGGCCGGCATCGGAGCCTGGCTCGGGGCCACGGTCACCTGGCATGCCTTCATCGCCACCATCATCGTGGGCGCTGTGATGGCCATCATCATGGTGTTGTACCGCCGTGCCTGGGAAAAACACTACGGGCAGTTCCTGATGATCATGACCGAATTCATGACCATCAAAGACCCCCGCAAACTGAACGAAATTGCCGCAGAGCGGAAACCCCGCATGCTGCTCCTCCCCTACGGCATCCCCATCTGCATCGGATCGATCGGGTACTTCGCGTTCGCCGGCATGATCTAG
- a CDS encoding Flp family type IVb pilin — MNNVILSVKKFLKSEDGPTAVEYAVMLALIVIVCLTAIKAVGTNAAARFNQISNQLT; from the coding sequence ATGAACAACGTCATCCTGAGCGTCAAGAAGTTCCTGAAGTCTGAAGACGGCCCGACCGCGGTTGAATATGCCGTGATGCTGGCCCTGATCGTGATCGTGTGCTTGACCGCCATTAAGGCCGTCGGTACCAACGCCGCCGCCCGCTTCAACCAGATTTCCAACCAGCTCACATAA
- a CDS encoding Flp family type IVb pilin: MSVLRPIQTFLKSEDGPTAVEYAVMLALIVIVCLTAIKAVGTNASGRFNAVKNALT, encoded by the coding sequence ATGTCTGTCCTCCGTCCGATCCAGACGTTTCTGAAATCAGAAGACGGCCCGACCGCTGTTGAATATGCCGTGATGCTGGCTTTGATCGTGATCGTCTGTCTCACAGCGATCAAAGCGGTCGGAACCAACGCCTCGGGCCGGTTCAACGCGGTGAAGAACGCTTTGACGTAA
- a CDS encoding cupin domain-containing protein codes for MATGGSYHVVDFNEIAPVPCPCGVSRRAFADVPDYPATIHLTDITLDAQTHYHLRQTEAYYILECDPGAALEMNGELIPLKPGMCVLIPPGVRHRGVGQMRILNIVIPKFDVEDEYLD; via the coding sequence ATGGCAACCGGCGGCTCTTATCATGTTGTCGATTTCAACGAGATTGCGCCGGTTCCCTGCCCCTGTGGGGTTTCTCGACGGGCGTTTGCCGACGTGCCTGACTACCCGGCCACGATCCATCTCACCGACATCACGCTCGATGCGCAGACGCACTACCACCTGCGACAGACCGAGGCCTATTACATTCTGGAATGCGACCCAGGCGCCGCACTGGAGATGAACGGCGAGTTGATCCCGCTTAAGCCGGGAATGTGCGTCCTGATTCCACCCGGCGTGCGGCATCGCGGCGTCGGGCAGATGCGCATCCTGAATATCGTCATTCCGAAGTTCGACGTGGAAGACGAGTACCTGGACTGA
- a CDS encoding ATP-binding protein yields MADPMTEIDELLRSLGFSAGDNAVHTTDKSSEQRPAGDHSSEQGTLLAERHSSSGMDPLAAFPQDITRQPIIKSKLETPREEIAKRTNGRFVPIASDSLEEAGLHFTELSDLLMKSLALRGIESGYNIARAVGMKFPVVEGVLRQLKTDRLVSYRNSATGGDYLYELTDQGRERARILSEQNSYLGTAPVPLTQYVESVQAQSIEGRKPPLASIRAAFGDLQVEDRLVSNLGRAIHSGRGMFLYGPAGNGKTSLAERITKSFGDTIWIPRAITAAGEIIRLFDPNRHKLAATSPVDQEVVDGRWVQIERPTIIAGGELRMENLEVTYIRRTGVGEAPLQMKANCGTLLIDDFGRQRMSIDELLNRWIVPLEERFDYLHLESGRSIQVPFDELIIFSTNLQPKDLVDEAFLRRIPYKIEVQNPTESEFRSLFRTVADQGGFECSVEMIEYTIDVHYRRAGRTFRFCHPRDLLRQIENSCSLHERAKIVTQAEIDEAVANYFAIMCDDHSA; encoded by the coding sequence ATGGCAGATCCAATGACGGAAATCGACGAATTGCTCCGCAGTCTCGGCTTCTCGGCCGGCGACAATGCGGTCCATACAACAGATAAATCTTCTGAACAGCGGCCAGCCGGAGATCACTCCAGCGAGCAGGGAACGCTGCTGGCCGAACGGCATTCGTCGTCGGGGATGGATCCGCTGGCGGCTTTTCCACAAGACATCACACGACAACCGATCATCAAGTCGAAGCTCGAAACGCCGCGGGAAGAGATTGCCAAGCGTACCAACGGACGGTTCGTCCCCATCGCCTCCGATTCTCTCGAAGAGGCCGGGCTGCACTTCACCGAACTCAGCGACCTGCTGATGAAGTCGCTGGCGCTGCGGGGGATCGAATCGGGTTACAACATCGCCCGCGCTGTGGGTATGAAGTTCCCCGTCGTCGAAGGGGTGTTGCGGCAACTGAAAACCGACCGACTGGTCTCTTACCGCAACTCGGCCACCGGCGGAGACTATCTTTACGAACTCACCGATCAGGGCCGCGAACGGGCCCGCATTCTCTCCGAGCAAAATTCCTATCTGGGCACTGCTCCGGTTCCGCTGACGCAGTACGTCGAAAGCGTTCAGGCGCAGTCGATCGAAGGCCGCAAGCCTCCGCTGGCGTCGATTCGCGCCGCCTTTGGCGATCTGCAGGTGGAAGACCGGCTCGTCTCCAACCTCGGTCGGGCAATTCATTCCGGACGCGGCATGTTCCTCTACGGTCCGGCCGGAAACGGAAAAACCAGCCTCGCTGAACGCATCACGAAATCATTCGGCGACACGATCTGGATTCCCCGTGCGATTACCGCCGCAGGAGAAATTATCCGTCTCTTCGACCCGAACCGTCACAAACTGGCGGCCACGTCCCCCGTCGATCAGGAAGTGGTCGATGGACGCTGGGTACAGATCGAACGTCCCACGATTATCGCGGGGGGTGAACTCCGCATGGAGAACCTCGAAGTCACCTATATTCGCCGGACAGGCGTGGGGGAAGCTCCCCTGCAGATGAAAGCCAACTGCGGCACACTGCTCATCGACGACTTCGGGCGTCAGCGCATGAGTATCGACGAGTTGCTGAACCGCTGGATCGTGCCGCTCGAAGAACGCTTCGATTACCTCCATCTCGAAAGCGGACGCAGTATTCAGGTGCCGTTCGACGAACTGATTATCTTCTCGACCAACCTGCAGCCCAAAGATCTGGTCGACGAAGCGTTCCTCCGCCGGATTCCCTACAAGATCGAAGTCCAGAATCCGACCGAATCGGAGTTCCGCAGCCTGTTCCGCACCGTGGCCGATCAGGGGGGCTTCGAGTGTTCGGTCGAGATGATCGAATACACGATCGACGTCCACTATCGACGCGCCGGCCGCACATTCCGGTTCTGCCATCCCCGCGACCTGCTCCGACAGATCGAGAACAGTTGCTCGCTCCACGAACGGGCAAAGATCGTCACGCAGGCCGAGATCGACGAAGCGGTCGCGAACTACTTCGCCATCATGTGCGATGATCACTCGGCCTAG
- a CDS encoding DUF6798 domain-containing protein, translated as MDAAVTQAEPSSPQARTERFAWGPVLCLWVLLTGWSLLRVPIPGVNEPHYLGKARHWWNPDWCPGDFFLDSSNPHLVYYATFGSLTQWLAFDQAAFAGRAIGLLIVALGWQRLSQSLTGRRWDGVLALPVFLTLHATGNFSGEWLVGGTESKVPAYGFLFWAIGNLLIGRLLPAGALAGLAVSFHPLVGLWGVIAGAIATAGVLLQRRRRHDLQPTETTYSLVNIAAAVGLGVLLALPGLIPALQTLEGGDPQLEHAATQLQVAERLSHHLDPMRFPKTAYWFAGSLLAIWLLLLRDFPNDSRQRWWRWFVLSAVFIAVVGIAIGFGPRPMAQMPGFGWRSSLLKFYPFRLGDLILPVAVSLAAVQAVMSWTQQPSASVSKKSLLTAGLVACVIGAISIPFPDQNPSRLSPREQEDWIAACHWLRDHTERTAQVYATDVGWAIKWFAERPEYVNYKDVPQDAKSLVEWNQRLWKIARWRIAVMADGQVTPEELADLKQQTGLYALLVGRFGPVKAKPAYANENYRVYVLP; from the coding sequence GTGGATGCTGCCGTCACTCAAGCTGAACCGTCTTCACCGCAGGCGCGGACGGAGCGGTTCGCCTGGGGGCCGGTGCTGTGTCTGTGGGTGCTGCTGACAGGCTGGTCGCTGCTGCGCGTGCCGATTCCCGGCGTCAACGAGCCGCACTATCTCGGCAAGGCGCGGCACTGGTGGAATCCGGACTGGTGTCCCGGCGACTTCTTTCTCGATTCCTCCAATCCCCATCTGGTGTACTACGCCACGTTCGGCAGCCTGACCCAATGGCTCGCCTTCGATCAGGCCGCGTTCGCAGGAAGAGCGATCGGCCTGTTAATTGTCGCCCTCGGCTGGCAACGCCTGTCGCAGTCGTTGACTGGTCGACGCTGGGATGGCGTGCTGGCGCTGCCGGTCTTTTTGACTCTGCATGCGACCGGCAATTTCTCCGGCGAATGGCTGGTAGGGGGCACGGAGTCGAAGGTTCCTGCCTATGGCTTTCTCTTCTGGGCGATTGGCAATCTGCTGATCGGAAGACTTTTACCTGCCGGTGCGCTCGCCGGGTTGGCGGTCAGCTTTCATCCATTGGTGGGATTATGGGGAGTTATCGCCGGCGCGATCGCGACAGCCGGAGTCCTGCTGCAGCGACGCAGGCGGCATGACCTTCAGCCGACTGAGACCACATATTCTCTGGTGAATATCGCCGCAGCCGTTGGATTGGGCGTGTTACTCGCCCTGCCGGGACTGATTCCTGCCCTGCAGACGCTGGAAGGAGGCGACCCCCAGTTGGAACATGCCGCCACACAGCTTCAGGTGGCGGAACGCCTTTCACATCACCTCGACCCCATGCGGTTCCCCAAAACTGCGTACTGGTTTGCGGGATCCCTGCTCGCCATCTGGCTGCTGCTCTTGCGTGACTTCCCGAATGACAGCCGCCAGCGGTGGTGGCGTTGGTTCGTGCTGTCTGCCGTCTTCATTGCTGTCGTCGGTATCGCCATTGGGTTCGGGCCGCGGCCGATGGCACAAATGCCCGGCTTCGGGTGGCGCAGCAGTCTGTTGAAGTTCTATCCGTTTCGATTGGGAGACCTGATTCTCCCCGTCGCGGTCAGTCTGGCCGCCGTGCAGGCGGTGATGTCTTGGACACAGCAGCCATCCGCATCCGTTTCGAAGAAAAGCCTGCTCACCGCAGGTCTTGTCGCCTGTGTCATTGGAGCGATATCGATTCCATTCCCGGATCAGAATCCAAGCCGGCTCTCACCCCGTGAGCAGGAGGACTGGATCGCCGCCTGCCACTGGCTTCGCGACCACACCGAGCGCACTGCTCAGGTCTACGCGACAGACGTCGGCTGGGCGATCAAATGGTTTGCCGAACGTCCCGAGTATGTGAACTACAAAGACGTGCCACAAGACGCGAAGTCGCTGGTGGAATGGAATCAGCGGCTCTGGAAAATCGCCCGTTGGCGGATTGCAGTGATGGCCGACGGCCAGGTGACGCCTGAAGAACTCGCGGACCTGAAGCAACAGACCGGTCTGTATGCGTTGCTCGTCGGTCGTTTTGGCCCAGTGAAGGCCAAACCGGCCTACGCCAACGAAAACTACCGGGTCTATGTGTTGCCTTGA
- the hpnC gene encoding squalene synthase HpnC, which translates to MVSRSVIDDLAIWGPDSSTAAPSQKDAEQYCRTLATSHYENFPVVSWLLPRSLHQHFYNVYAFCRWADDLGDETGSPQRSLELLQWWQTELDRCYAGETRHPVFVALRPTIERFSIPKEPFADLISAFVQDQSVREYETYGQLLDYCRRSANPVGRLVLSLVDRVNEQTLVWSDSICTGLQLANFWQDIARDDAIARVYLPREDRDRFGYPEVQRRERRSTPEFQALMQFEVDRARQLLLAGKPLVGCMPGRVKLDINLFIQGGLLILDAIERIDYRVWEQRPVVRKSQFALAALKSLPLLLGERKPD; encoded by the coding sequence ATGGTCAGCCGCTCTGTCATCGACGATCTGGCGATCTGGGGACCGGACTCCAGCACAGCGGCCCCTTCGCAAAAAGATGCCGAGCAGTATTGCCGCACACTCGCGACTTCTCACTACGAGAACTTCCCCGTCGTCAGTTGGCTATTGCCGCGATCGCTCCATCAGCACTTCTACAATGTGTACGCCTTCTGCCGCTGGGCGGACGACCTCGGGGATGAAACCGGGAGCCCGCAGCGGTCGCTCGAACTCCTGCAGTGGTGGCAGACTGAGCTGGATCGCTGCTATGCCGGCGAGACCCGGCACCCGGTGTTCGTGGCGCTGCGTCCGACCATCGAACGGTTCTCGATTCCCAAAGAGCCATTCGCAGACCTGATCTCGGCATTCGTGCAGGACCAGTCGGTGCGGGAGTATGAGACGTACGGGCAGCTGCTCGACTATTGCCGTCGCAGTGCCAATCCGGTGGGGCGGCTGGTGCTGTCGCTGGTCGATCGAGTGAACGAACAAACGCTCGTCTGGTCGGATTCGATCTGCACCGGCCTGCAACTGGCGAACTTTTGGCAGGACATCGCCAGAGACGACGCGATAGCCCGCGTGTACCTGCCGCGAGAGGACCGGGATCGGTTTGGCTATCCCGAAGTGCAGCGACGCGAACGACGATCGACGCCGGAGTTTCAGGCTCTGATGCAGTTCGAAGTCGATCGGGCACGGCAACTGTTACTGGCCGGCAAGCCGCTGGTCGGCTGCATGCCCGGTAGGGTCAAGCTCGACATCAACCTGTTCATCCAGGGAGGACTGTTGATACTGGATGCGATTGAACGGATCGATTACCGCGTCTGGGAGCAACGACCTGTCGTGAGAAAGTCGCAGTTCGCACTGGCGGCCTTGAAGAGCTTGCCGCTCCTGCTTGGTGAGAGGAAGCCTGACTAA
- a CDS encoding 50S ribosomal protein bL37: MSKTQRRLKKANHGKRPASSKARRLKRAGIKT; the protein is encoded by the coding sequence ATGTCGAAGACACAGCGTCGTTTGAAGAAAGCCAACCACGGCAAGCGTCCCGCCAGCTCGAAGGCCCGCCGCCTGAAGCGCGCCGGCATCAAGACGTAA
- the thrC gene encoding threonine synthase yields the protein MSSDVAFQSSIGAGPSFTYGIDEVLTACPRSGKLLDVQYDWNRVPVPSSLKEFEARWSRRGNPLDFSGVWRFRELLPFAPDNQIVTIGEGQTILQNSPQVARYAGMNTGCLFLQYEGLNPSGSFKDNGMTAASTHARMVGAKVAACASTGNTSASLAIYAGVTGLFKVIVFVGSGKIAYGKLSQALDYGALTLQIEGDFDDALKQVQAVSKEAGIYLCNSVNPFRLEGQKSIMYRVLEGLGWEIPDWIVVPGGNLGNSSAFGKAFIELKQLGLIDRIPRLAVINAAGANTLYELYEKGGLRWNNGSPDEALVDSFYRSMDSENRRAKTLASAIEINRPVNLEKCLRALDACDGVVREVSDEDILDAKAQVGAGGFGCEPASGASVAGAKLLRQQGIIAPSDRVVCILTGHQLKDPSATVHYHAGNGQTGGSGADSAEKFQNRPVAVPNNMETILDVIRKMR from the coding sequence ATGTCCAGTGACGTTGCTTTCCAGTCCAGTATCGGCGCGGGGCCCTCGTTCACCTACGGGATCGACGAAGTCCTCACCGCCTGCCCCCGATCCGGGAAATTGCTGGACGTGCAGTACGACTGGAATCGGGTGCCGGTTCCCTCGTCGCTGAAGGAATTCGAAGCCCGTTGGAGCCGCCGGGGGAATCCGCTCGATTTCAGCGGCGTCTGGAGGTTTCGCGAACTGCTCCCGTTTGCCCCCGACAATCAGATCGTCACCATCGGTGAAGGTCAGACGATCCTGCAAAACTCCCCGCAGGTGGCCCGCTACGCCGGAATGAACACTGGCTGTCTATTTCTGCAGTACGAAGGGTTGAATCCGTCCGGCAGCTTCAAAGACAACGGCATGACGGCCGCTTCGACCCACGCCCGCATGGTCGGCGCGAAGGTCGCCGCCTGTGCCTCGACCGGGAACACCAGTGCTTCGCTCGCCATCTACGCCGGCGTGACCGGGTTGTTCAAGGTGATTGTGTTCGTCGGCAGCGGCAAAATTGCCTATGGAAAGCTCTCGCAGGCCCTCGACTATGGCGCTTTGACGCTGCAAATCGAGGGGGATTTTGACGACGCCCTGAAGCAGGTGCAGGCAGTCTCCAAAGAGGCCGGCATCTACCTATGTAACAGCGTGAATCCCTTCCGGCTCGAAGGCCAGAAGTCGATCATGTACCGCGTGCTGGAAGGTCTCGGCTGGGAAATTCCTGATTGGATCGTGGTTCCCGGCGGCAACCTGGGGAATTCGAGCGCGTTTGGAAAAGCATTCATCGAACTCAAACAACTTGGCCTGATTGACCGTATTCCCAGGTTGGCAGTCATCAATGCGGCGGGGGCGAACACCTTGTACGAGCTGTACGAGAAAGGGGGACTGCGGTGGAACAATGGTTCGCCCGATGAAGCCCTCGTCGACTCATTCTATCGCAGCATGGACAGTGAAAATCGCCGGGCGAAAACGCTGGCCAGCGCCATCGAAATCAATCGGCCCGTGAATCTGGAAAAATGCCTGCGGGCTTTGGATGCCTGCGACGGCGTCGTGCGTGAGGTTTCAGACGAAGACATTCTCGACGCCAAAGCACAGGTTGGGGCGGGTGGCTTCGGTTGCGAACCTGCGAGTGGCGCCAGCGTGGCCGGTGCGAAGCTGCTTCGGCAGCAGGGGATCATCGCTCCCAGCGATCGGGTGGTGTGCATCCTGACTGGTCACCAGCTCAAAGATCCCTCGGCCACGGTGCATTACCACGCTGGAAATGGTCAAACAGGGGGTTCAGGGGCCGATTCCGCAGAAAAATTTCAAAATCGACCCGTTGCCGTGCCCAATAACATGGAAACAATTCTGGATGTGATCCGGAAGATGCGTTAA
- a CDS encoding rhomboid family intramembrane serine protease — translation MGIENREYMTEGPHYRAGGWSYWSAVKLLIVINVVVFLLQTIFPLTLEIWFALIPDAVLHGQIWRLTTYDFLHQTSDNLPLHLLFNMWLLWLAGGRVESVLGKNEFLAFYLLAGILSGITFMLWGMVTKTSGIAIGASGAAVAVMIVYALNWPQERWYIWGILPIPVIVLAALSALFDIMPMLQELRGPGQGDRIAHSAHVGGMLFGFLYARYRWRILDWLPSSTGRKMQNPFRRRPNLRVHVPEQEQPVVQQERIPATVEARLDELLEKISQHGEASLTDQERRFLTDTSRRYRNRK, via the coding sequence ATGGGGATCGAAAATCGCGAGTACATGACGGAAGGCCCGCACTATCGGGCGGGCGGATGGTCTTACTGGTCCGCGGTCAAGCTGCTGATCGTCATCAACGTCGTCGTCTTTCTGCTGCAGACGATTTTCCCGCTGACGCTTGAGATCTGGTTCGCACTCATCCCTGATGCAGTGCTGCATGGTCAGATCTGGCGGCTCACGACCTACGATTTTCTGCATCAGACGAGCGACAATCTTCCGCTGCATCTGCTCTTCAATATGTGGCTCCTCTGGCTGGCCGGGGGACGCGTTGAAAGCGTGTTAGGCAAAAACGAATTCCTGGCTTTTTACCTGCTGGCCGGCATCCTCTCGGGAATCACCTTCATGCTCTGGGGGATGGTCACCAAGACGTCCGGTATCGCCATCGGCGCCTCGGGCGCAGCGGTCGCCGTGATGATCGTCTATGCCCTGAACTGGCCGCAGGAACGCTGGTATATCTGGGGCATTCTCCCGATTCCGGTCATTGTTCTGGCCGCCTTGAGCGCACTATTCGACATTATGCCGATGCTGCAAGAACTGCGGGGACCGGGCCAGGGGGACCGCATCGCCCACTCCGCACATGTCGGCGGTATGTTGTTTGGCTTTCTGTACGCCCGTTATCGCTGGCGGATTCTTGACTGGCTGCCATCGTCAACCGGCCGCAAAATGCAGAATCCGTTTCGCCGCCGTCCCAATCTCCGCGTGCATGTGCCGGAGCAGGAACAGCCCGTCGTGCAGCAAGAGCGGATTCCCGCCACGGTCGAAGCCCGGCTGGACGAACTGCTGGAGAAGATATCGCAACACGGTGAGGCGAGCCTGACCGACCAAGAACGCCGCTTCCTCACCGACACCAGCCGCCGCTACCGGAACCGGAAGTAA
- a CDS encoding histidine kinase dimerization/phospho-acceptor domain-containing protein, whose amino-acid sequence MEDVPHPANLDAVQQRLRQLAHDLRSPLTVISMGLEALQHARKDDQEFRTLCDMIEQQGIAVLQAKLESLDAFDPSKAESNP is encoded by the coding sequence ATGGAAGACGTTCCACATCCGGCGAATCTCGACGCGGTGCAGCAGCGGCTCAGACAGCTTGCTCACGATCTCCGTTCGCCCCTGACGGTCATCAGCATGGGCCTCGAAGCGCTGCAGCACGCCCGGAAAGACGATCAGGAATTTCGCACGCTATGCGACATGATCGAGCAACAAGGCATCGCCGTGCTGCAGGCGAAGCTGGAATCCCTCGACGCCTTCGACCCATCCAAAGCCGAGTCGAATCCCTGA
- a CDS encoding cytochrome-c peroxidase, with the protein MDLDQQGREVSVRRGGWVFLLMFVIAGRAAAGELTALEQLGKRLFFDANLSSPAGQSCASCHSPETGFTGPVSATNQKTAVYQGAAPSRFGNRKPPSAAYASFSPKLGYEAADETYVGGQFWDGRALNLVEQAKGPFLNPLEMNNADAAEVVRKVQAADYWPLFVQNFEAELKTADMDAAFEMIARAIAAYEASSEVNSFSSKYDAYLAGKAELTVQEKRGLDLYVGKANCAACHPNDRGADGSPPLFTDFTYDNVGAPANPRNPFYQQTASVNPEGAKYRDLGIGGVLKQPDHYGKFKVPTLRNIDKRPSPDFVKSYLHNGTFKNLKEVVHFYNSRDQLPSEFADPDVLDNVNREELGKLGLTPAEEDDVVVFLTTLSDGYWNPASAAPPGPVAGPSPSGNPLVGDRFYGAGEVARVRRFHPRPPPVASEDRPPVR; encoded by the coding sequence GTGGATTTGGACCAACAGGGACGTGAGGTCAGTGTGCGGCGCGGCGGCTGGGTTTTCTTGCTGATGTTCGTCATCGCTGGTCGCGCTGCGGCCGGGGAATTGACGGCGCTGGAACAGCTTGGAAAACGGCTGTTTTTCGACGCGAACCTCTCTTCGCCAGCCGGCCAGTCCTGTGCCAGTTGCCATTCCCCCGAAACCGGGTTCACAGGGCCGGTTTCCGCCACCAATCAAAAAACCGCGGTCTATCAGGGTGCGGCGCCCTCGCGGTTTGGCAATCGCAAGCCCCCCTCGGCGGCGTATGCCTCGTTCAGTCCCAAGCTGGGTTATGAGGCGGCCGATGAAACCTACGTCGGCGGGCAATTCTGGGACGGCCGCGCTCTCAACCTCGTGGAACAAGCGAAAGGCCCTTTCCTAAATCCGCTCGAAATGAACAACGCCGACGCGGCCGAAGTCGTCCGCAAAGTTCAGGCGGCCGACTACTGGCCGTTGTTCGTGCAGAACTTCGAAGCGGAACTGAAAACCGCGGACATGGACGCCGCCTTCGAAATGATCGCCCGGGCGATCGCCGCTTACGAAGCATCATCCGAGGTGAACAGTTTCAGCTCCAAATACGACGCCTATCTGGCCGGCAAGGCCGAACTGACCGTCCAGGAGAAACGTGGGCTGGACCTGTATGTCGGCAAGGCGAACTGCGCGGCCTGCCATCCCAACGACCGCGGTGCGGATGGATCGCCGCCGCTGTTCACCGACTTCACTTACGACAACGTCGGCGCGCCGGCCAATCCCCGAAACCCGTTCTATCAGCAGACGGCAAGCGTCAATCCCGAAGGCGCCAAGTATCGCGATTTGGGAATCGGAGGTGTTCTCAAGCAGCCTGACCACTACGGGAAATTCAAAGTCCCTACCCTGCGAAATATCGACAAGCGTCCCTCACCTGACTTCGTGAAGTCGTACCTGCACAACGGCACGTTCAAAAACCTGAAGGAAGTGGTGCACTTCTATAACTCGCGGGATCAACTCCCGAGCGAATTCGCCGACCCCGACGTGCTCGACAACGTGAACCGCGAGGAGCTGGGGAAACTGGGGCTGACTCCTGCAGAAGAAGATGACGTCGTGGTCTTCCTGACCACATTGTCGGACGGGTATTGGAATCCCGCCTCGGCCGCTCCCCCTGGTCCCGTGGCTGGACCCTCACCGAGTGGTAACCCGCTCGTCGGAGATCGCTTTTACGGGGCTGGAGAAGTCGCCAGAGTGCGTCGCTTCCATCCGCGCCCGCCGCCAGTGGCGAGCGAAGACCGACCGCCGGTTCGGTAA
- a CDS encoding carbon-nitrogen hydrolase family protein, whose product MSHFKIAAAQVASDRGDIDRNIATHAATIKAAAVHQVSVLVFPELSLTGYEPDLAAELAISASDSRLAPLLSLAREHQITVVLGAPLLNGMAKPFLGAIVLGPHHAAQTYCKMHLGGNEPAYFAPGNSPCTLIVEGQTIGLAICADASQPSHPQTYAESGADIYAAGVFLNEEWYKTDAPRLASYAARHRLLIVMANHAASVGTQVSVGMSAIWAPDGRLLAQATSTENSLIIAARGRDGWRGEAVAI is encoded by the coding sequence ATGTCTCACTTCAAAATTGCCGCTGCTCAGGTTGCTTCCGATCGGGGAGACATTGATCGGAATATCGCAACTCATGCGGCGACGATCAAAGCGGCTGCCGTCCATCAGGTCTCAGTGCTCGTCTTCCCGGAACTGTCGCTGACTGGTTACGAACCTGATCTAGCCGCGGAACTTGCAATCTCGGCGTCGGACAGTCGTTTAGCGCCGCTGCTGTCTCTCGCCCGAGAACACCAGATCACAGTCGTCCTGGGCGCTCCGCTGCTGAATGGAATGGCGAAGCCTTTTTTAGGGGCGATTGTGTTGGGCCCCCATCACGCAGCGCAGACCTATTGCAAAATGCATCTCGGTGGGAACGAGCCAGCTTATTTCGCGCCTGGTAACAGTCCGTGTACGTTGATCGTCGAAGGCCAAACCATCGGCCTCGCCATCTGCGCCGATGCTTCGCAACCCTCTCATCCGCAAACCTACGCCGAGTCAGGTGCGGACATCTACGCCGCTGGCGTGTTTCTGAATGAGGAGTGGTACAAAACAGACGCTCCCCGCCTGGCTAGCTATGCGGCCCGCCACCGATTGCTGATTGTGATGGCCAATCACGCCGCCTCGGTCGGCACGCAGGTCTCGGTTGGAATGAGCGCAATCTGGGCGCCCGATGGCCGACTGCTCGCTCAGGCGACCAGTACGGAAAACTCGCTGATCATCGCCGCTCGTGGACGCGATGGCTGGCGGGGCGAAGCCGTTGCAATCTAA